A window from Streptomyces sp. NBC_00271 encodes these proteins:
- a CDS encoding GntR family transcriptional regulator, translated as MPGTGGNGAVTRSTLRQQLADALRDEVLAGRLRPGQAFTVKEIAEQYGVSATPVREALVDLSAQGLLEADQHRGFRVHEYSLDDYRGMIEARSLVTDGMFRSLLGSGMAQADDPRTLAALAGVRRRGEEAQRAATAGVLNILIGYDLRFWRELSALFGNAYLADFLHRLRVQSWVCTVQHLRRVEDLKGHLWAGHTELVDALARRDPGAAHAIVAAYNEHSLALLERLAAG; from the coding sequence ATGCCCGGCACCGGCGGCAACGGCGCCGTAACCCGTAGCACCCTGCGGCAGCAGCTCGCGGACGCGCTCCGCGACGAGGTGCTGGCAGGCCGGCTCCGGCCCGGGCAGGCGTTCACGGTGAAGGAGATCGCCGAGCAGTACGGCGTCTCCGCGACCCCCGTCCGCGAGGCCCTCGTCGATCTGTCGGCCCAGGGCCTCCTGGAGGCGGACCAGCACCGCGGCTTCCGCGTGCACGAGTACTCGCTCGACGACTACCGCGGCATGATCGAGGCCCGGAGTCTCGTCACCGACGGGATGTTCCGGAGTCTCCTCGGGTCAGGCATGGCGCAGGCCGACGATCCGCGCACCCTCGCCGCCCTCGCCGGGGTCCGCCGCCGCGGCGAGGAGGCCCAGCGCGCCGCGACCGCCGGCGTCCTGAACATCCTCATCGGCTACGACCTGCGCTTCTGGCGCGAGCTGAGCGCCCTGTTCGGCAACGCCTACCTCGCCGACTTCCTGCACCGCCTGCGCGTCCAGTCCTGGGTGTGCACGGTGCAGCACCTGCGCCGGGTGGAGGATCTGAAGGGCCACCTGTGGGCGGGCCACACGGAGCTCGTGGACGCGCTGGCCCGCCGCGACCCGGGCGCGGCGCACGCGATCGTGGCCGCGTACAACGAGCACTCCCTCGCCCTCCTCGAGCGCCTGGCCGCCGGATGA